The sequence TTGCTGACGACCAGCTTGGAAGTGGATGGGCTAAAAGGTGACATTCTTGAGTCCGATATCGCGGCTTTTCAAAATAGAAAACCGGCTGGGCAAGAAACCGTGCCCGAAGACTCTGAAAACTCAGCCCCCCCGAGCATCGACGAAATTTGGATCGTCAACACCACTTTTCGATACGCCACAAAAGAGTATTCAATCTCGGCACAGAACTTAGAATTGAGAGCTACACCTAGAGCATGGCAGGGGCATAACGCCTCCATTCATATCCCCTCGCTTCACTACACCGATGCCACTCAAGACATTGGCCTTGAAGCCAAAGGACAAGCGCAAATCACCGGAGCGCTCTTTTCACCCGATTCCATTAATATTGACGCCGTCAAGATATTCCTCCCCGGACTCCACCTTGAGCCCAGCGGTGAACTCGAATTCAGCAACAATATCAATCTTCAAATGAAAATTGGCGGCTCGGCTATCCTTGAAAGATTACGGCAAAAGATTCCATCTCTCCCCGAAATGGAAGGTCTGGTTCGAGTGGATGGCTCCATTCAAGGAGACCTCAACAACCTCAAATTCAACCTCACAGTGGGGGGCAAAAATGTGAGTGTCCTCGACTACTACCTAGGCACACTGGTGGCGCAGGCAAGCTTTGACAACGACAAGCTCACCATCGAGGAACTCAAAATTGACCGGCCCGACCTCGGTGTGATCAAGGCGCAAGGTGATGTGCTCTTGAAACCGAGTCTGCCCATGGACATAACTCTTAATCTCGATGGCGTCGGTATGGGTTCTTTGATTGAGATTCTAGGTCAGCCTTCGGTCTGGGTTGATGGTGAAATCAATGGCACCTTGGGTGTTCAAGGAACGGCCAACCCTTTTGAGGCAAACCTACTAAGTGACCTCAGTGTGGGTAATTTTAAAAGCCTTCAAGGACATTATCAAAACCCAAGATCTGAGGTTTCACTTTTATTGCCTGACGGTAAGGTTCGCGGCAAAGCTTACACCACCGCAGACAAAATAGATTTGCGGGGCTTGGTTATCTCCCAAGGCAGGTCAGCACTCACCACCAACGGCACACTTCATTATGACCCATCCAAAGGAATGGAGCTGCGTGCGGTCAGCCAAACATTTAACCTTGCCGAAATCAGTCCCATTGTCGGTCTACCTTACCGAGGGCGTGGCCCATTAACTGCCACCGTGGAAGGACCTTACGATGACTTGGTGATCTCAGGAACCACCGAGTTTAAGGGGTTTGGAATTGACACCTTCCAACTGGGGCAAACTCAGGCAACGATTATTTTCGCCGATAATGCTTTGCAATTGCCCAGGATCGATATCCAACGTCAGCCAGGCACCATTCAGGGCACAGCTCGAATTGAGTTTAACGATATCCCCACTTTTGATGGCGCATTTGAAGTGAAGCGAGTCTTAGCAGCGCCACTCTTAAATTCAATTCAGGCCATTCCCGAGCATGCCGACCGCTTTGAGGGCTCTCTCGATGGTCACATTACCATTTCCGGAGAGCTCGCCCAGCCCAAGGTTCGCGCACAGATTAAATCAGACACAATGTTTGTTGATGAAGCAAACTTTGGGGAAACGCTCGTCAACATCACCATGATGCCTGAAGACCCATGGCTCACGATTGAAAGCAGGCACCTTCCAGAAGATGGCAACCTTGAAGTTCAAATCGCTCTGAACAACGACAGCCCGACTTTATTCAATTTTGAAGCAGAGCAAATCGAAATGGAGCTGATTACCCCCTTTCTTGGTGACCTTGAATCAACGGGAAGCGTTTCTGGACAAGGGAAATTCAACGGCGAGCTGAACGAACTCAACGGCGAGGCTGCTCTCCAAATTAAAGATTTCTCAGTCTATGGATTCAACCTGGGCCAAACCGATTTACAGTTCCGCGCAGCCAACGGCCAATCCAAGGTCTCCGGTAGTTGCGTAGCGGGCGCGGCCAATGTCTCAGCCAACATCACGCTTGGTGAAAAGATGCCATACACCGCCACGATGCAGCTGAATGAAGTTAATATTTCTCGTATTCATACATTGCCCGAAAGTGTCGACCTTTGGTTAACAGGCTCCTTGTTTTCCCAGGGTGACCTCCTCAACCCAGAAGCGATCATTGCGGACAGTGTTTTTGATGAAGCGCGGCTCGTCTGGAACGATATAGAATTCAACCAAGTCAGACCCGTCAGAATGAATTACGCCAATGAGGTTCTCGAGTTCTCCGATGCCGCGTTCGCGATTCCCGAGCTAACCATTCGCCTAGCAGGCCGTATGCCGCTGGAGGATGAGCTTAGCCTAAGGGTCAACTTAAATGGTGACCTGAGTATGGTCCCACGCCTTTGGAACGAGGTGGAATCTGGTCAGGGTAGCATCAACGCAAGTGTCCTGATGGAAGGAACATTTGAGACTCCCATTTATGCTGGGCATGCCTCCATTAAGTCGGGCTCTCTCAGACTCGCAAGCATCCAGGAAGAAATTGAAGATATCCAAGCGAGGCTCGATATCAGTGGGCGTACCGTCCAAATATCAGAAGGCAACGCGCGTATCGGCAATGGCACCGTCCGCTTGGGCGGAGGCATCATCCTGATTCAAGATGCCCCGAGCCAAACCAACCTGCAAGCCACTTTCTCGTCCGTGCGGTTAAGGCCCAATGAAGATCTTGATCTCACCGCATCGGGAACCCTGAACCTAATGGGCCGAGTTGGCAGCCTCGAGCTGGTTGGTGATGTTGAGCTTTTAAACCTTCATTACACTTCCAATATCGAACTGGACGATATGCTTCGCAAAAAGGCAAAGCCGCTTCCATTACCCGGCTTGAGCCCCGGAGAAGCGTGGAGCCTGCGGGTGAATGTTCGCGGGGAGAATAACCTTCTTTTCACCAATAACTTCGTAGAATCAGAACTCACTGCCAACTTGCGGGTTACCGGAACCACAAAACACATGGGACTCGTGGGTACTGTCACTCCGATCTGGGGGCGAGCAACCTATGCCGGCAACACCTATAAAATAGAGCGGGGCATCATCGACTTTGTTGAAGAGTACAGTATCAGCCCACGGTTCGAGGTTCGCGCATCTACCGAGTCCTCGACCGAAGCTTGTAATATGCAACTCTCCGTCAACATCACTGGCGATGACTCGGGCTACACCGTTCAAGCCGAAGGCCAGGACGACAGCGGCGCCCCAGTAACCTCACAGCAGGCACTGGTTTGTGCTCAATTTGGATTACGACTCGATAATGACAACAACAGCCAAAGCAATAGTAACGGCTCCAACGGTTCTATCATTACTGAAGAAAATGCGACGGGTGTACTCTCCGGCGCGGTCGACGCCATTTGGAAAGTAACAGGTATGGACGAGCGCGTTCGCCGAATTCTGCCGGTTGTCGATCAGTTCACACTCACGAGCGGTTATTCTAAGACCAGTAAAAAAACCGAGCCCAGAATTCTTGTTACCAAGGATTTAGGTAAAAACTGGGAGCTGAAATATAACGGCCCACTCTATGAAAAAGACGAGCAACATATTATTGCGTTGCAATATCGACTAAGTTCCCGCATCACCCTAGAAAGCACTTGGGTAAGCTTCAGTGAAGCCATCCCATCGCTTGGAGATATGGGCCTGGACCTAAGGCTGGATTGGCAGTTTGAATAATGGGACCTCTTATTGCCTGCATCATCACCGTACTGGTGGGAACGGCAACTCCAGATAAGCTCTCACCATACCGTGGGCAGCCCGTGGTCGCGATCAACATCGAAGCACCCGAGTCCGAAAATCCCGAAGAACTAAAGAAACTGATATCCATCGAGCCCGGCTTCCTGCTTGGTACCATCGATCTGCATACCTCCATCAAGCGACTCTACAGCCTCGGCCGGTTCTCCAACGTGATTGTTCATGCAAAGCGTCTTGCCGGTTCTGTTGAACTTACTTTTGAGCTCAAACCCATTCTGCACCTTGGAGATCTTGAGATTGAAGGTTTGTCTTACGAGGACGAGCTACGACTGCGACTCGCACTTGGCTTGTCGAACCACCTCGAAATAGACAGCCGTACGGAAGCCGAAATCGCCAAACAGACCCAAAGCTTTCTTGAGCAAACGGGATTTCAAAACGCCAAAGTCGAACTCACACGGACTCTCGCTGATACCCCCGCAACCATCGATCTCCTGATGGAAATCGACCCAGGCGAGCCCATAGTCTTAAGTGAAGTTCGTATCATTGGCGATCCGAGATTAAGAGAGCAGCACTTGCGTGCCATGCTATCGCTGCGACCTGGCGACCCGCTTGATCAAATCAAACTCACTGAAGACCTACGACAACTCCAAAAAAATTACGTCAAACGTGATTTTCGGACATGCAGAATCAAGAAGCCACAAATCGAAATAACGGAAGATGGCGCTGTTGTTACCGTTGAAATTCAAGCAGGACCCCGTATCTCAGTAGAGTTCACTGGAAACATGCTTTTAGGTGACGATGAGCTTTTGCGTTTATGGCCCGATAATGGAGGACGGCTTCGAATCGGTGACCTTGGAATCTTCAAACGCCGAATCATCGGCAAGTATCGGCGGTTTGGTTTCTTTAATATTAAGGTTGAAGCCGAAGGCTTTCTCGACGAGACGACTGATATCATCCGGTATCTTTTTAGAATTACTGAGGGCGAGCCGGTCGAAATTCAATCACTCAATTTCGAAGGTGCTTCTGCCTTTACCCAAGACGAACTCAAGCAACATATTCGCTCAGTCGTCCAATCAGCTCTTGGAACCGATGGAATCATTCAGCCGCTCTATGCAGAAGACGGTCACATTATTTCTCGCGGCGGAGAACTTAAAACCAAACCTGGGGCACCTCCGAAAATCAAACGCACCCAAATCATCGCACAACACAAACGCTGGATCCCCGAACTCTTTGACCAAGCCTTCAGAGATATTCAAGCTGCCTACCAAGACCGCGGCTACTTAGACGCTCAAATCGGTCCAGCTAAACCTACTATCGTCGACTCTCACGCCACCATTGTTGTTCCCATTGTGGAAGGTGAACAAACTTTTATCGATACGATGTCGTTTAAAAACAACGTGAATATTCCATCGGCTCAACTCTTGGATGTTGTTTACGCAGCCACGAAGATGACGCCCGGTGCACCGCTCTCGTCGAGCGCAGTTGAAAACGCACGCATTGCCTTACTCCGGATGTACCGTGACGAGGGCTATATCTATTGCCGCGTTTTCACCGAAATAAATGAAAGCCCCAAAGCACTTCGCTACGATGTACGTTTTCGTTTCGAAGAAAGTGTTCAAGTCCGCATCGGCGAAGTCCTGGTTCGCGGTAACCGCTATACCCGAGAATCTTTTATTCGTGACCGCATTTCACTCACTCCCGGCGATATCTATAGCCTCGATACCGCCATCCAAGACCAACGACAAATTGCCAATCTAGGCGTCTTTTCGAACGTCCGGCTTCGCTTACTCGACGAAGACAATCCCACCGAACAAAAAGATTTGGTCGCAGAAGTCAAAGAGCAGAACCGTCACCGACTTCAAATAGGTGGAGGCCTCTCCACAGAAGATGGTCCCCGTCTGCGATTTATTTACTCCCACCTCAATCTCTTTGGGGTCGGCGCCTCAATGACAACCTCGCTCAAAGTGAATCGGCAAATCTTTTTCGGGCTTTATGGTGATAAGGGACAAAACCTTAAAACGCTTTACGATAGCTACAATGCAACAGAGCAATTGACGAAGGCCCTAGAGCGCGAGCTTCGGCTCAGCCTGCGTTCACCGCGCTTTACTCAATGGGCCTGGTCACCCATGCTTCGTGTAGATTTCGTTAATGAGCGAGACAACCAGATTGCTTATTTTCTAGAAACGTTCGCAGCCATTTTTGGAGTCGAAGTGAATCCCGCTCCATGGCTCAAAGTTGCGCTTGAGCCGCAGGTAAGTATCACAGATCTAGAATGTATCGGCGAGACGGACTGCAACACCCAGCTCGAGGGCGATAACAATTACCAACAAGGGCTGCGGCAGGGACTGAAAATTGGACCTCTCATTACCGTGGATTTTCGAGACAAGCCCATCAATCCAACCAAAGGCTGGATTGCATTTTTTGATGCACGCTATGCAACCGGTCGCTCACGTACCTCAAGCGCCGACTCCGGTGAAGAGTGGCAAAGCTACGCATTTACAAAAGTCGAAGGCCGCATGTCCGGCTATATCCCGCTCGGCAAACACGTCTTGGCGCTCTCAGGATCGGGCGGCTATATCAAAGTACATGATAGTTATAGCCCCAACGAAAACTCCAATGACGCACCCATCGATGAACGCTTTTTCCTCGGCGGTCGAAATTCACTTCGCGGTTACTTAGAAAACTCGATTTCTCCAGCAGATTGCGATGACTTTTGCCAAGGCGGGCAGTTTTTTGCGTTGGCGAAATCCGAGCTCCGCATCAAGTTATCGCAAAATATCGCACTGGATTTGTTCTTTGAAACCGGTAACCTGTGGTCCCAGTCCATCGATCCCAAGGATATCTTGTTGAGAATCGGAACAGGGGTGGGCCTAAGCTACGCAACTCCCGTGGGTCCCTTGACCTTCAGCGTTGGCTTTAACCCCTACCCTGCCAAGCCCATTTTAGACCAAGCAACCGGCCGCGAGATTTACTCAGAGCGTTTTGTTGAGTGGCACCTTGCGGTTGGGCAATTTTAGCATGGTCAAGGCGCTGTACTGACTGGGCAAGTTCGAGTAACCTGACGCTTGGATTGTAAACGGAGCTTGAAACCCCAAGTTGAAGTAAGTGGCATCTAGGAAATGAACGAATCAAATATCAGCGTTTTGTTTGCAGACATCAAAGGCTACACCACCATCTCAAAAAGTGTGTCGGCCACCAATCTCGAAGGCCTGCTGGATAATTACATTAAAACAATGTCGTCCATTATCGAGCACTTTAACGGGCGCATCGACAAGATTATGGGTGACGGAATCATCGCCCTTTTCGAACCTCAGGACCAAGAGACGGCAGCCCATACCTACAATGCGGCGCTCGCAACCCTCGAAATGCAAAATGCAGTCACCAACCTTCGCGACGACTGGCAACAGATGGGCGCTGGAATCGATCTGATCGTCCGCATTGGTCTGGCCACCGGAGATGTGGTCATTGGAGAGGTTAAAGCCGGAAAACACGAAGAATATACTGCGCTGGGAGATGCCGTAAATCTCGCATCCCGGCTTCAGGAACGAGCAACGCCTGGAACCGTTTTGGCGTGTCAGCAAACCCAAGCGGTTATTGGGGCCAAGTTTCCCTGCCGGGTGAAGCCGAGTCTCGAAATCAAAGGCTACGACGACGTCTACGACGCCTATGAAATTACCGGCGCCCCCAACGAGGGAAACGAACAAACCGTACCAACAGCGGCAGCAAGCGCCTCTGATGATGATCTCAGACGGTCACAGCGCCAACCCTTAAGCATTGATATTACGTTTATCGGTGCAAAGGGGCTGCAAACCCATCCGAGTATCAATATCAGCGAAGGCGGCGTCTTCATTCAGACCCGTGAGCCCGAACCCATTGGAGCCCAGCTACGTATCGCAGCGAAAATTCCAACAGATCGCGGAACATTGCCTATGGTCTTAACCGGCCAGGTGGTTCGCCATGGCAGCCCTGCTGAAAACCCAGGCATGGGCGTAAAGTTTCTCGCCATTCAGGCCGAAACCGAAGACACCATTAATTATTTCGCCAACAGCGTTTACCACCTCTCGGATGCCTCGAGAGCACAAATCGTTGTTCGTGACGGTCCTGCCTACAAACTGGTTCTCGATACACCACAACAGTTCCCCGAAGCGCACGGCCGAGCACTCACGGTTCACATCGAACGCATCAGCTCGGGCGATATTTACTACTTCGAAAAGCGCCTGCTTCACGAGTTTGATAGAACCCGCCGTTATCAACACGAGTTTTCGTGTGTTGCCGTACGTATCGTGAACCTCGACAAGCTCGTTGAACTTGAAACCCTCGAAGAAACCCTGATTGAAATCGCAGACCTCTTAAGCGCCTCGGTTCGAACCACCGATGAAGTGTTTTACTTCAAAGACGGGCTTTTCTTTATTTTGGCTCCCGAAACTATGGCCAACCGAGTTTCAACACTCACACGAAGGATCGTCGAAGCAGTTCACACAATGTTTCTTCGCAATCAGATTTTGGCACAGCTCTCAGTTTCTGCCGGCGCGTTCTCATTCGACGGCCACAACGCAGATCGACCTCAAGACATCCTCAAAAAGGCCTTAAGTCACTGTGATTAATGAGTTTTTAAATAAACCCAAAAAAAGTCCTCTTTTTCACATCTCCACCTTGACGTTTCCAAAGATCGAACCATCTTTTAATTAGGCCCAAAAGCAGTTCT is a genomic window of Deltaproteobacteria bacterium containing:
- a CDS encoding BamA/TamA family outer membrane protein, yielding MGPLIACIITVLVGTATPDKLSPYRGQPVVAINIEAPESENPEELKKLISIEPGFLLGTIDLHTSIKRLYSLGRFSNVIVHAKRLAGSVELTFELKPILHLGDLEIEGLSYEDELRLRLALGLSNHLEIDSRTEAEIAKQTQSFLEQTGFQNAKVELTRTLADTPATIDLLMEIDPGEPIVLSEVRIIGDPRLREQHLRAMLSLRPGDPLDQIKLTEDLRQLQKNYVKRDFRTCRIKKPQIEITEDGAVVTVEIQAGPRISVEFTGNMLLGDDELLRLWPDNGGRLRIGDLGIFKRRIIGKYRRFGFFNIKVEAEGFLDETTDIIRYLFRITEGEPVEIQSLNFEGASAFTQDELKQHIRSVVQSALGTDGIIQPLYAEDGHIISRGGELKTKPGAPPKIKRTQIIAQHKRWIPELFDQAFRDIQAAYQDRGYLDAQIGPAKPTIVDSHATIVVPIVEGEQTFIDTMSFKNNVNIPSAQLLDVVYAATKMTPGAPLSSSAVENARIALLRMYRDEGYIYCRVFTEINESPKALRYDVRFRFEESVQVRIGEVLVRGNRYTRESFIRDRISLTPGDIYSLDTAIQDQRQIANLGVFSNVRLRLLDEDNPTEQKDLVAEVKEQNRHRLQIGGGLSTEDGPRLRFIYSHLNLFGVGASMTTSLKVNRQIFFGLYGDKGQNLKTLYDSYNATEQLTKALERELRLSLRSPRFTQWAWSPMLRVDFVNERDNQIAYFLETFAAIFGVEVNPAPWLKVALEPQVSITDLECIGETDCNTQLEGDNNYQQGLRQGLKIGPLITVDFRDKPINPTKGWIAFFDARYATGRSRTSSADSGEEWQSYAFTKVEGRMSGYIPLGKHVLALSGSGGYIKVHDSYSPNENSNDAPIDERFFLGGRNSLRGYLENSISPADCDDFCQGGQFFALAKSELRIKLSQNIALDLFFETGNLWSQSIDPKDILLRIGTGVGLSYATPVGPLTFSVGFNPYPAKPILDQATGREIYSERFVEWHLAVGQF
- a CDS encoding diguanylate cyclase — its product is MNESNISVLFADIKGYTTISKSVSATNLEGLLDNYIKTMSSIIEHFNGRIDKIMGDGIIALFEPQDQETAAHTYNAALATLEMQNAVTNLRDDWQQMGAGIDLIVRIGLATGDVVIGEVKAGKHEEYTALGDAVNLASRLQERATPGTVLACQQTQAVIGAKFPCRVKPSLEIKGYDDVYDAYEITGAPNEGNEQTVPTAAASASDDDLRRSQRQPLSIDITFIGAKGLQTHPSINISEGGVFIQTREPEPIGAQLRIAAKIPTDRGTLPMVLTGQVVRHGSPAENPGMGVKFLAIQAETEDTINYFANSVYHLSDASRAQIVVRDGPAYKLVLDTPQQFPEAHGRALTVHIERISSGDIYYFEKRLLHEFDRTRRYQHEFSCVAVRIVNLDKLVELETLEETLIEIADLLSASVRTTDEVFYFKDGLFFILAPETMANRVSTLTRRIVEAVHTMFLRNQILAQLSVSAGAFSFDGHNADRPQDILKKALSHCD